In Idiomarina sp. PL1-037, a single genomic region encodes these proteins:
- the astE gene encoding succinylglutamate desuccinylase, with the protein MNKVFSDFLAWTREHEWGCSESHDLTLSNGTKLSVWDSGVLEVSPASPGHKDIVLSCAVHGNETAPIEICRDIINDIIDEKQTVTHRTLFLIANPASINKGERFVEENMNRLFSGAHSKGSTQNKERERAEKIENYVERFYQSAPEGSRERFHYDLHTAIRDSKREKFAVYPFTHGAPYSRQQLQFLLACGVDTILLNQAPTTTFSYFSARQFNAHAFTVELGKVRPFGENDRTKFAAAETSLRNLISQTELDFGSFEPGQHYVFKEAQTINRTQQDFELNFADDVANFTSFNKGELLARDGDKACYAQHDGEHIIFPNAKVALGHRALLTVVRVPTESLDLV; encoded by the coding sequence GTGAATAAGGTATTTTCTGATTTTCTGGCCTGGACTCGTGAACATGAGTGGGGTTGTAGCGAGAGCCATGACTTAACACTGAGCAATGGCACGAAACTTTCGGTCTGGGATAGTGGGGTGTTAGAAGTTTCGCCGGCTAGCCCGGGACACAAGGATATTGTGTTATCCTGTGCGGTGCATGGCAATGAAACCGCTCCTATCGAAATATGTCGGGATATCATTAATGACATTATTGATGAAAAGCAGACAGTCACGCACCGTACGCTGTTTTTGATTGCCAACCCGGCCTCAATAAATAAAGGTGAACGGTTTGTTGAAGAAAACATGAACCGGCTGTTTAGTGGAGCACATAGTAAAGGCAGTACGCAAAACAAAGAACGCGAGCGAGCAGAAAAGATAGAAAATTATGTAGAGCGTTTCTACCAATCGGCTCCGGAAGGTTCCCGCGAACGTTTCCATTATGATTTACATACCGCTATTCGCGACTCAAAACGTGAAAAATTTGCGGTTTATCCGTTTACGCACGGTGCGCCTTACAGCCGCCAACAGCTGCAGTTTTTGCTGGCTTGTGGCGTTGATACGATATTATTAAATCAGGCACCGACAACGACATTTTCATATTTTAGCGCACGTCAGTTTAATGCCCATGCGTTTACTGTTGAGCTGGGTAAAGTTCGTCCATTTGGCGAAAATGACAGGACTAAATTTGCCGCAGCTGAAACGTCTTTACGCAACTTAATTTCGCAAACTGAGCTGGATTTTGGTTCCTTTGAACCTGGACAACACTATGTATTTAAAGAAGCGCAAACCATTAACCGCACTCAGCAGGACTTTGAGCTAAACTTTGCGGATGATGTCGCTAACTTCACCTCTTTTAATAAAGGGGAGCTATTGGCCCGGGATGGTGACAAGGCCTGTTACGCGCAGCATGACGGTGAACATATTATTTTCCCTAATGCCAAAGTGGCGCTGGGGCACCGGGCGCTGTTAACCGTGGTGCGAGTACCCACGGAGTCGCTCGATTTAGTCTGA
- a CDS encoding DUF3293 domain-containing protein, with amino-acid sequence MDKELLDNYKNTDYWFAVGEKTITLTIGQKNNAFDRLCERTGHTTGTFITAFNPQSQLLKKSENESRNKQLATHLEQIADVCCFSGEGQDREKQWPPEASFMVLGLSQKTAIDLAQEYQQNALVWIEYQQAAVLIDV; translated from the coding sequence ATGGATAAAGAACTGCTAGACAACTATAAAAATACGGATTATTGGTTCGCCGTTGGAGAAAAGACAATCACTTTGACGATAGGCCAAAAGAATAATGCCTTTGACCGGTTATGTGAACGTACTGGTCACACTACAGGCACCTTTATCACGGCTTTTAACCCACAAAGCCAATTGCTTAAAAAATCCGAAAATGAAAGCAGAAATAAGCAATTAGCGACTCATTTAGAACAAATAGCTGACGTTTGCTGTTTTTCAGGAGAAGGTCAGGACCGCGAAAAGCAATGGCCGCCGGAAGCCAGTTTTATGGTTTTAGGCCTTAGCCAGAAAACAGCCATTGACCTGGCGCAAGAGTATCAGCAAAATGCGCTGGTCTGGATTGAATACCAACAAGCTGCAGTACTCATCGACGTATGA
- a CDS encoding VOC family protein produces the protein MNPSISVITLGVDDLKRSLAFYQDGLGWETDGIIGEEFEHGAVVFFKLPSGLRLALWPRTSIANEMGVEVASAANEVLLSHNVNSRSAVDEVMVEAERAGADILKPAKDLFWGGYGGFFKDPDGHIWEVTWNPAWSA, from the coding sequence ATGAACCCCAGTATTAGTGTGATCACTTTAGGTGTTGATGATCTGAAACGTTCATTGGCGTTTTATCAGGATGGTCTGGGTTGGGAAACCGATGGCATTATTGGTGAAGAGTTTGAACATGGCGCCGTGGTTTTCTTTAAATTACCCAGTGGGCTCAGACTGGCTTTATGGCCGCGTACAAGCATTGCTAATGAAATGGGCGTTGAAGTTGCCAGTGCAGCGAATGAAGTGTTGTTAAGTCATAACGTCAATTCCCGCAGTGCGGTTGATGAGGTTATGGTGGAAGCGGAACGGGCAGGGGCCGATATTCTTAAACCTGCAAAGGACTTGTTCTGGGGTGGCTACGGTGGTTTTTTCAAAGATCCAGACGGACATATTTGGGAAGTAACTTGGAACCCGGCCTGGAGTGCTTAG
- a CDS encoding DUF599 domain-containing protein, whose protein sequence is MLLSLLDLAALLFFFFCWIGYSLFARKRARTTHCLSSILCSLRIDWFTTVMHKENQVADASLIGNVERTVTFFASSTILVLAGVITVLAHADEVVLVLNEIPMSPDTSSILVQFKLSVLAIIFIYAFFKFTWSIRQFGFVSVLLGASVEYHQSNKPEEERRRFAMHAAKVLDQSGHEYNKGLRTYYFALAYLSWFLHPVILIASSAVVVAVLYRREYRSRVLRELLATKGYVPGKK, encoded by the coding sequence ATGTTGCTGTCGCTTCTTGATCTTGCCGCATTGCTATTTTTCTTTTTCTGCTGGATAGGCTATTCATTGTTCGCCCGCAAACGAGCCCGAACTACGCATTGTCTGTCGAGCATTTTGTGCTCGTTAAGAATTGACTGGTTTACCACTGTCATGCACAAGGAGAATCAAGTTGCTGACGCGTCGCTTATTGGGAATGTCGAGAGAACTGTAACCTTTTTCGCCTCTTCTACCATTTTAGTTCTGGCTGGTGTTATTACGGTCTTAGCGCATGCAGATGAAGTTGTATTGGTGCTAAATGAAATTCCGATGAGTCCCGATACCAGTTCTATTTTGGTGCAGTTTAAACTGTCGGTGTTAGCCATTATCTTTATCTACGCCTTTTTTAAGTTTACCTGGTCTATTCGTCAGTTCGGCTTTGTGTCTGTCCTGTTGGGAGCTTCGGTTGAGTATCATCAGAGCAATAAACCAGAAGAAGAGCGTCGGCGTTTTGCTATGCATGCGGCAAAAGTACTGGATCAGTCCGGGCATGAGTACAATAAAGGCCTGCGCACATATTATTTTGCTTTGGCCTATTTATCCTGGTTTCTGCATCCCGTCATCTTAATTGCTTCAAGCGCTGTGGTGGTCGCAGTGCTTTATCGTCGTGAATATCGCTCACGAGTATTACGTGAATTGTTGGCAACGAAAGGCTATGTGCCGGGAAAAAAATAA
- a CDS encoding alpha-ketoacid dehydrogenase subunit beta has protein sequence MAKMNLLQAINSALDLAMAKHDNVYSFGEDTGGFGGVFRATSGLTEKYGKHRNFNTPLVEQGIIGFANGLASQGSYAIAEIQFGDYIFPAFDQIVNETAKFRYRSGNEFNVGGLTIRTPYGGGIAGGHYHSQSPEAYFAHTPGIKIVTPRNPYEAKGLLLSAIFDKNPVLFMEPKRLYRASTGEVPEEEYTIPLGKADVVKEGKDITVLGWGAQMEMIEKAVEKSEEDGVSCEVIDLRTISPWDVETVTESVLKTGRLVITQEAPITGGFASEIAATVQDKCFLYLESPIGRVCGIDVPYPLCHEKEYMADHLKIYEAIKRSMNY, from the coding sequence ATGGCTAAAATGAATTTATTACAGGCCATCAACAGCGCGCTAGACCTGGCGATGGCTAAGCATGACAATGTATACAGCTTTGGTGAAGACACCGGTGGTTTTGGCGGTGTATTCCGTGCAACCTCAGGTTTAACCGAAAAATACGGTAAGCACCGTAACTTTAATACCCCACTGGTCGAGCAGGGGATTATTGGTTTTGCTAATGGTCTTGCCTCACAGGGCAGTTATGCCATAGCCGAAATTCAGTTCGGAGACTACATTTTCCCTGCGTTTGACCAAATCGTGAACGAGACGGCCAAGTTCCGTTATCGTTCAGGTAATGAGTTCAACGTGGGTGGTTTAACCATTCGTACTCCGTACGGTGGTGGTATCGCCGGTGGTCATTATCACTCGCAATCTCCGGAAGCTTACTTTGCGCATACGCCGGGCATAAAGATAGTGACCCCGCGTAACCCGTACGAAGCTAAAGGGTTATTGCTGAGCGCTATTTTTGATAAAAACCCGGTGTTATTCATGGAGCCGAAGCGTTTGTACCGTGCTTCAACGGGCGAGGTTCCGGAAGAAGAATACACCATTCCGTTAGGCAAAGCCGACGTAGTCAAAGAAGGTAAGGATATTACCGTTCTTGGCTGGGGCGCGCAGATGGAAATGATTGAAAAAGCGGTGGAAAAATCAGAAGAAGACGGCGTTTCGTGTGAAGTCATTGACTTGCGGACCATTTCTCCATGGGATGTTGAAACCGTTACCGAGTCGGTTTTAAAAACCGGTCGTTTGGTGATCACTCAGGAGGCTCCTATTACCGGTGGCTTCGCCAGCGAAATTGCGGCAACGGTTCAGGACAAATGCTTCTTGTATCTGGAATCACCAATTGGCCGAGTGTGCGGTATCGACGTACCGTATCCGCTGTGTCACGAAAAAGAGTACATGGCTGATCACTTGAAGATTTATGAAGCGATCAAACGCTCAATGAACTACTAA
- a CDS encoding thiamine pyrophosphate-dependent dehydrogenase E1 component subunit alpha: MVKDKKHDTEIVTKPKWFDKDSVTIPMLQILKEDGSFHKDADMPEYDKELIVKIHDTMQFIRILDERMIAAQRQGRISFYLASRGEEAESVASAAALDAGDMIMGQYREQGALAYRGFTVEQFMNQLFSNEKDLGKGRQMPVHYGCADLNFMTISSPLGTQIPQATGYAFGQKMDKTDKCTICYFGEGAASEGDFHAALNMASVYKVPVIFFCRNNGYAISTPAQGEQYAGDGIAPRGIGYGMKTIRIDGNDAFAVLKATQEARRLAVEENEPVLIEAMSYRMSGHSTSDDPTGYRTRDEEADWQAKDPLERLQKWMMNEGWLDKDHVEEHHAEVKAKVLAALKESEKVPVPHIDELINDVYDEPTDMLKEQLDELKEHIRKYPDAYSKTSGRLD; this comes from the coding sequence ATGGTCAAGGATAAAAAACACGACACAGAAATTGTGACGAAACCGAAATGGTTTGATAAAGATTCAGTCACAATTCCAATGCTGCAAATTTTAAAAGAAGATGGCAGTTTTCATAAAGATGCCGACATGCCGGAGTACGATAAAGAGCTGATCGTGAAAATTCACGACACCATGCAATTTATTCGTATTCTTGATGAACGCATGATTGCCGCTCAACGTCAGGGCCGTATTAGCTTCTATCTGGCCTCTCGTGGTGAGGAAGCCGAGAGTGTGGCGTCTGCCGCCGCACTAGACGCTGGCGATATGATCATGGGGCAATACCGCGAGCAGGGCGCTTTAGCATACAGAGGCTTTACCGTTGAACAGTTTATGAATCAGCTGTTTTCTAACGAGAAAGACTTAGGTAAAGGTCGTCAGATGCCAGTTCACTACGGTTGCGCTGACTTAAACTTTATGACCATTTCGTCGCCTTTAGGAACGCAAATTCCACAGGCAACAGGTTATGCATTTGGCCAGAAGATGGACAAAACCGATAAATGCACGATCTGTTACTTTGGTGAGGGCGCCGCGTCAGAAGGTGACTTCCATGCAGCCTTGAACATGGCGTCGGTTTACAAAGTGCCAGTCATCTTCTTTTGCCGTAATAACGGTTACGCTATTTCTACACCGGCGCAAGGCGAACAGTACGCCGGTGACGGTATTGCCCCGCGTGGTATTGGCTATGGCATGAAAACCATACGTATTGACGGTAACGATGCTTTCGCCGTACTAAAAGCGACACAAGAAGCTCGTCGTCTGGCGGTAGAAGAAAACGAACCAGTTCTCATTGAAGCCATGTCTTATCGCATGTCTGGTCACTCGACGTCGGATGACCCAACGGGCTACCGTACGCGTGATGAAGAAGCAGACTGGCAGGCGAAAGATCCGCTTGAGCGTTTACAGAAGTGGATGATGAACGAAGGCTGGTTGGATAAAGACCACGTTGAAGAGCATCACGCTGAAGTGAAGGCGAAAGTTCTGGCGGCGTTAAAAGAGTCAGAAAAAGTGCCGGTCCCGCACATTGATGAACTGATCAATGATGTTTACGACGAACCGACTGACATGCTGAAAGAGCAGTTAGACGAGTTGAAAGAGCACATCCGTAAATATCCGGATGCCTACAGTAAAACGTCGGGGAGACTGGACTAA
- a CDS encoding PAS domain-containing methyl-accepting chemotaxis protein, translating to MFGSKTKYQLAQANKELGEYEQLINAIDDNIARIDFTPQGYIINANNLFLEAMGYRLDEIVSKHHKIFCDNDYATSTEYQNFWKQLAQGQSHHGRFKRFRNNGNVMWLEASYFPIKNSEGQVEYITKIAKDVTREVLELEHQVAVSTAIDKSMATIEFSPSGEILRANKNFLDTVGYRADEIEGRHHRLFCEQAFYDENPSFWKELSDGQFKTGQFKRLSKHGEAIWLEASYNPIFDENGQVTKIIKFASDVTASVVKAQQTVEAAAVAYSTSQQTASIVREGKASIEVSVETSNEILSKSNKTDEVIEQLHEQARSIEDIVKTINGLADQTNLLALNAAIEAARAGEHGRGFAVVADEVRNLASRTTQATSQISGVMERSSEVSQAISTSIDDIQKMAELSKEQIGKVKDLIEKVDEGATNVVNAVSHLS from the coding sequence ATGTTTGGCTCAAAAACGAAGTATCAACTTGCGCAAGCTAATAAAGAATTGGGTGAGTACGAACAGCTGATAAATGCCATTGACGATAATATCGCTCGAATTGATTTTACCCCGCAAGGTTACATCATAAATGCTAATAATCTGTTTTTAGAAGCCATGGGTTATCGGCTTGACGAGATAGTATCAAAGCACCACAAAATCTTTTGTGATAACGACTATGCGACAAGCACAGAGTATCAGAACTTTTGGAAGCAATTGGCGCAGGGGCAGTCTCACCATGGACGCTTTAAGAGGTTCCGTAACAATGGGAATGTCATGTGGCTTGAGGCTTCTTATTTCCCGATTAAAAATTCAGAGGGGCAGGTCGAATATATAACTAAAATAGCGAAAGATGTGACTCGCGAAGTTCTGGAGTTAGAACACCAGGTCGCTGTTAGCACTGCAATTGATAAGTCCATGGCAACCATAGAATTCTCTCCATCGGGCGAGATCCTTCGTGCCAATAAGAACTTTTTAGACACAGTAGGTTACCGGGCTGATGAAATTGAAGGACGTCATCACCGCCTGTTTTGTGAGCAGGCGTTTTATGATGAAAACCCCAGCTTCTGGAAAGAACTGAGTGACGGTCAGTTTAAAACAGGCCAATTTAAACGCCTGAGTAAACACGGAGAGGCCATTTGGCTTGAGGCCAGCTACAACCCCATTTTTGATGAGAATGGGCAGGTGACAAAGATCATTAAATTCGCCAGTGACGTAACGGCCAGCGTGGTTAAAGCTCAGCAAACAGTGGAGGCTGCTGCTGTGGCTTATTCTACTTCGCAGCAAACCGCTTCTATTGTCAGAGAGGGTAAAGCCTCGATTGAAGTATCAGTAGAAACCTCGAATGAGATTCTTTCGAAAAGTAACAAAACAGATGAAGTGATTGAGCAACTTCACGAGCAGGCTCGCAGTATCGAGGATATTGTTAAAACAATTAACGGACTGGCAGATCAAACGAACTTATTGGCGTTGAACGCAGCTATTGAGGCGGCCAGAGCCGGAGAGCACGGACGAGGATTCGCTGTTGTTGCAGATGAAGTGAGAAATTTAGCGTCGCGGACGACACAGGCAACCAGTCAAATTTCCGGCGTTATGGAACGCAGCTCTGAGGTTTCTCAGGCTATATCGACATCGATAGATGATATTCAAAAAATGGCTGAACTGAGCAAAGAGCAAATTGGAAAAGTGAAAGACTTGATAGAAAAGGTAGATGAAGGCGCAACGAATGTCGTCAATGCAGTGAGCCACCTTTCGTAA
- a CDS encoding dihydrolipoyllysine-residue acetyltransferase, protein MSKDFILPDIGEGIVECEIVEWLVAEGDEVKEDQPVVEVMTDKAMVEIPAKDDGVVEKLYYQKGDIAKVHEPLFAIKPADGTSDEAPAKESEPTKKEEPKTEEKQTSSGGDTTDFILPDIGEGIVECEIVEWLVSEGDEVKEDQPVVEVMTDKATVEIPAKDDGTVVKLYHKKGDIAEVHKPLFALKPAGGVQESTSNAPQSHVDPDAKTSPSGSKAEAEPPAKARQGKAIASPAVRRLARESDINIAEVPGSGKKGRVLKKDIEAFKSGEQKSAASSDSQQPQKAAATSGGTRTEAIRGVKAAMAKQMMSSVSTIPHFTYADEFDVTDLIALREKLKEQYKEKGIRLTVMPFFIKALSLAMKEFPVMNAQVNEDCTEITYFDDHNIGMAVDTKIGLLVPNVKQVQNKSIIDVANEVTRLTQASREGKLPQADMKGGTISISNIGVIGGTVATPIINKPEAAIVALGKVQELPRFDANGNVVARKIMTVSWSGDHRIIDGGTIARFNKLWQEYLEDPTSMLVNMV, encoded by the coding sequence ATGAGTAAAGACTTTATTCTGCCCGATATCGGCGAAGGGATCGTAGAGTGCGAAATCGTTGAGTGGCTGGTTGCCGAAGGTGACGAGGTTAAAGAAGATCAACCCGTAGTTGAGGTCATGACTGACAAAGCTATGGTTGAGATCCCGGCCAAAGACGACGGCGTTGTGGAAAAACTGTATTACCAGAAAGGCGATATTGCTAAGGTTCACGAACCGTTATTTGCAATTAAGCCAGCTGACGGAACTTCTGATGAAGCGCCGGCTAAAGAAAGCGAGCCGACTAAAAAAGAAGAACCGAAAACAGAGGAAAAACAAACTTCAAGCGGCGGCGACACAACTGACTTTATTTTGCCTGATATTGGCGAAGGTATTGTTGAGTGCGAAATCGTTGAATGGCTGGTGTCTGAAGGCGACGAAGTGAAAGAAGACCAACCGGTTGTTGAAGTTATGACGGACAAAGCAACGGTTGAAATTCCGGCTAAAGACGACGGTACCGTGGTCAAGCTATATCATAAAAAAGGTGATATTGCGGAAGTACACAAGCCACTGTTTGCGTTGAAGCCTGCGGGCGGCGTTCAGGAATCTACTTCAAATGCCCCACAGAGTCATGTTGACCCCGACGCTAAGACTTCGCCATCTGGCTCCAAAGCAGAAGCGGAGCCGCCAGCGAAAGCGCGTCAAGGCAAAGCCATTGCCAGCCCGGCAGTGCGTCGTCTGGCCCGCGAAAGTGATATTAACATTGCTGAAGTGCCCGGTTCAGGTAAAAAAGGGCGGGTTCTGAAGAAAGATATTGAAGCCTTTAAATCGGGTGAACAGAAGTCAGCGGCATCAAGCGATAGTCAGCAACCGCAGAAAGCAGCTGCTACCAGCGGTGGTACTCGTACCGAAGCTATCCGCGGTGTGAAAGCGGCTATGGCCAAGCAGATGATGAGCTCGGTCAGTACGATCCCGCATTTCACCTACGCCGATGAATTTGATGTTACTGACTTAATCGCATTGCGTGAAAAGCTAAAAGAGCAATACAAAGAGAAAGGCATTCGGTTAACTGTCATGCCATTCTTTATAAAAGCTTTGTCGCTGGCGATGAAAGAATTCCCGGTGATGAATGCACAGGTGAATGAAGACTGTACTGAGATCACTTACTTTGATGATCACAACATTGGCATGGCCGTTGATACCAAAATTGGCCTGTTAGTACCTAACGTCAAGCAGGTGCAAAACAAGAGCATCATCGATGTAGCCAATGAAGTGACTCGTCTGACTCAGGCATCGCGCGAGGGCAAGTTGCCGCAAGCCGATATGAAAGGCGGTACTATCAGCATTTCAAATATTGGCGTTATTGGCGGTACGGTGGCAACACCTATTATCAATAAGCCGGAAGCGGCGATTGTCGCTTTAGGTAAGGTGCAGGAACTGCCGCGCTTTGATGCCAACGGTAACGTGGTTGCCCGCAAGATAATGACGGTAAGCTGGTCAGGTGATCATCGTATTATCGACGGCGGCACCATTGCTCGTTTCAACAAACTCTGGCAGGAATACCTCGAAGACCCAACCAGCATGCTGGTAAATATGGTCTGA
- a CDS encoding DMT family transporter, which translates to MIAVLLWSTVATAFKITLQYMTPLQMVTAASSVSFVILALVCLIQKKTSELILELRKMPLYYLLMGLINPLIYYLVLFQAYKLLPASEAQPLNYTWAIALSIMAALFLKQSIRRRDWVACALGYFGVLVIATRGNVLELSFSDPWGVTLALISTFLWAGYWILNTRRNADSVVSLVLSFGLALPILIAASFIWSDWSEIPWQGWAAVSYVGLFEMGITFLFWLKAMKTATNTALISNLIFISPFISLLLLSVVIGETIYPSTLAGLILIIFGLLVQRIHFRRKLKP; encoded by the coding sequence ATCATCGCCGTACTTTTATGGTCAACGGTGGCTACCGCATTCAAAATAACCCTGCAGTACATGACCCCATTGCAGATGGTTACTGCAGCCAGTAGTGTTTCTTTTGTCATTCTAGCGCTGGTCTGCCTTATTCAGAAGAAAACCAGCGAATTAATACTCGAGCTACGTAAAATGCCCTTGTATTACCTGCTCATGGGGCTTATTAATCCACTCATTTATTATTTGGTGCTTTTCCAGGCTTATAAACTGCTGCCGGCTTCCGAAGCTCAACCACTCAATTACACCTGGGCCATTGCCCTTAGCATTATGGCCGCTCTGTTTTTAAAACAAAGCATACGGCGTCGCGACTGGGTTGCCTGCGCCTTAGGTTATTTTGGAGTACTGGTTATTGCCACACGCGGTAATGTGCTTGAGCTTAGCTTCAGTGATCCCTGGGGCGTTACGCTGGCGTTAATTTCCACTTTCTTATGGGCTGGCTACTGGATCCTGAATACGCGCCGTAACGCCGATTCTGTTGTTAGCTTAGTACTTTCTTTCGGCTTAGCCTTACCCATACTTATTGCCGCCAGTTTTATCTGGAGTGACTGGTCTGAAATACCCTGGCAAGGCTGGGCGGCGGTAAGCTACGTAGGCCTATTTGAAATGGGAATAACCTTTCTATTTTGGTTAAAAGCCATGAAAACAGCCACTAATACGGCGCTTATCAGCAACTTAATTTTTATTTCGCCCTTTATCTCGCTGTTGCTGCTCTCTGTCGTAATTGGCGAAACCATTTATCCAAGTACGCTGGCTGGGCTTATTCTCATTATTTTCGGGCTGTTAGTTCAACGTATTCACTTTCGGCGTAAGCTTAAGCCATAG
- a CDS encoding endonuclease/exonuclease/phosphatase family protein yields the protein MFEIIYLSLAILLLVLTLAPLSRAQVWWIRGLDFPRLQLSVLLAALLVVGLVVIRDWTSVTAIASGALIGCLVCQLWWVVPYTFFFPKEVEAVQAGNADERLRIMTANVLTPNHNSDGLLKLVHDFTPDVLVTLESDDWWQERLDAIEKDYPHTVKVPLDNLYGMHVYSRLSLSDVSVEYLVEDDKPSVHCFIELPCGQKVKTHFVHPAPPSPSENEESEERDAELVLVARRVEPEKYPTIVTGDLNDVAWSRTTLLFRKLSGLLDPRIGRGMFNTFHAEHWFARWPLDHIFHSHHFALVSMTRLPGFGSDHFPLLTELALAAHENGANDGPSPDEDDKEAADEIVDKAMA from the coding sequence ATGTTTGAAATTATTTATCTTTCTCTAGCGATATTACTGTTGGTCCTTACCCTCGCGCCATTGTCCCGAGCGCAAGTTTGGTGGATACGTGGTCTGGATTTCCCCCGCTTGCAGCTGTCGGTGTTATTAGCGGCTCTGCTGGTTGTCGGCTTGGTTGTTATTCGTGACTGGACGTCTGTTACCGCTATTGCTTCGGGGGCTCTCATTGGTTGTTTAGTCTGTCAGCTGTGGTGGGTTGTCCCTTACACTTTTTTCTTTCCTAAGGAGGTTGAAGCCGTCCAGGCGGGTAACGCTGATGAGCGTTTGCGCATCATGACAGCGAATGTTCTTACCCCTAATCATAATAGTGATGGCTTGCTAAAGCTCGTTCATGACTTTACGCCAGATGTATTGGTTACGCTTGAGTCTGATGACTGGTGGCAGGAACGGTTGGATGCAATTGAAAAGGATTATCCACATACGGTCAAAGTCCCTTTAGATAACCTCTACGGTATGCACGTTTATTCTCGCCTGTCGTTGTCTGATGTCAGTGTTGAATATCTGGTTGAAGACGATAAACCGTCGGTGCATTGTTTTATCGAACTGCCTTGCGGGCAGAAAGTAAAAACGCACTTCGTGCATCCGGCACCGCCAAGTCCTTCCGAGAATGAAGAGTCAGAAGAACGCGATGCTGAACTGGTGTTGGTTGCACGCCGGGTTGAGCCGGAGAAATATCCGACGATAGTCACGGGGGATTTAAATGACGTTGCCTGGTCCCGCACGACGCTTCTTTTCCGCAAACTTAGTGGCTTGTTAGACCCTCGTATTGGGCGTGGCATGTTTAATACATTTCATGCCGAACACTGGTTTGCCCGCTGGCCTCTTGATCATATTTTCCATAGCCATCATTTTGCTTTGGTTTCGATGACGCGCTTGCCAGGCTTTGGTTCTGACCATTTTCCTTTACTCACAGAGCTTGCTTTGGCTGCTCATGAGAATGGTGCAAATGATGGACCTTCGCCAGATGAAGATGACAAAGAAGCTGCTGATGAAATTGTGGATAAGGCTATGGCTTAA